A region from the Synergistes jonesii genome encodes:
- the citD gene encoding citrate lyase acyl carrier protein codes for MKTAQAGTLESMDCLVTLTEAAPGAGIKINITGASAARFTTAMTKKIKETLAELSVKDMDVAVQDNGALDIVLGARVEAAYGRLTK; via the coding sequence ATGAAGACGGCACAGGCCGGAACGCTTGAATCGATGGACTGCCTCGTAACGCTCACGGAGGCAGCCCCAGGCGCAGGCATCAAAATAAACATCACGGGCGCCAGCGCGGCCCGCTTTACGACCGCCATGACGAAAAAAATCAAAGAGACTCTCGCCGAGCTTTCCGTAAAAGACATGGACGTCGCCGTGCAGGACAACGGCGCGCTCGACATAGTCCTGGGCGCGCGCGTGGAAGCCGCTTACGGCAGGCTCACGAAGTAG
- a CDS encoding HpcH/HpaI aldolase/citrate lyase family protein, with translation MRRTMLYLPGNNPNMLTKGHLFGSDGVILDLEDAVAMVEKDAARILVSKYLKQGEFGSVEVTVRINGIDTEFWKKDLEAIVPMKRLDGIRAPKVDSAETVKILDEEISRLEDKYGVPQGKLKLFCLLETAKGILNAYEIATASPRIAAIIPGGEDLRADLKTERSMDGTELEWARRFVVFAGRAAGVDPLDTVFSRVTDDEGLRKETQFIKQLGFAGKSIIHPNQIRIIHDVFNPTEAEIAKAQKILAAAKEAAERGQGAVTVDGKMVDMPVVKRAEYVLVRAGLA, from the coding sequence ATGAGACGCACAATGCTCTACCTTCCCGGCAACAATCCCAACATGCTGACGAAAGGGCACCTCTTCGGCTCCGACGGCGTCATCCTCGACCTTGAGGACGCCGTAGCGATGGTCGAGAAGGACGCGGCGAGGATCCTCGTAAGCAAATATCTTAAGCAGGGCGAATTCGGCAGCGTCGAAGTTACCGTCCGCATCAACGGGATCGACACGGAATTCTGGAAGAAAGACCTTGAGGCGATAGTTCCGATGAAGCGCCTCGACGGCATACGCGCTCCGAAGGTCGACAGCGCCGAGACGGTAAAGATACTCGACGAAGAGATATCCCGCCTCGAAGATAAATACGGCGTGCCGCAGGGCAAGCTGAAACTCTTCTGCTTGTTGGAAACGGCTAAGGGCATACTCAACGCCTACGAAATCGCCACCGCGTCGCCGCGCATCGCGGCCATCATCCCCGGCGGCGAAGACCTCCGCGCCGACCTCAAGACGGAACGCTCGATGGACGGTACGGAGCTCGAATGGGCCAGAAGATTCGTCGTATTCGCCGGGCGCGCGGCCGGCGTCGATCCGCTCGACACCGTCTTTTCCCGCGTCACCGACGACGAAGGGCTCAGGAAAGAGACTCAGTTCATCAAACAGCTCGGATTTGCGGGCAAATCCATAATCCACCCGAACCAGATACGCATCATCCACGACGTCTTCAACCCGACAGAAGCCGAAATAGCCAAGGCCCAGAAGATACTCGCGGCGGCGAAGGAAGCGGCGGAGCGCGGCCAAGGCGCCGTCACCGTGGACGGCAAGATGGTCGACATGCCGGTCGTCAAGAGGGCGGAGTACGTCCTCGTCCGCGCCGGGCTCGCATAA